In Canis lupus baileyi chromosome X, mCanLup2.hap1, whole genome shotgun sequence, one DNA window encodes the following:
- the LOC140628626 gene encoding melanoma-associated antigen B4-like: MLVQLLLEKHSSGEPVPRAALQKTVGRKYREHFPEIFRCAAERLELVFGLELREVDARSQSYALVSKLGLAAAATSTRELPKTGLLMTLLGVIFMKGNRAAEEDIWEFLHMLGVYEGRWHLIFGEPRKLLTQDLVRQGYLEYRQVPASDPPRHEFLWGPRARAETSKMQVLQVLAKINDTVPSCFPELYAEALLDQEERAGPRASARGASAMGASAAAASAMGASAAATTATVRGASAAAASAWGASAAATTATARWALASARGASAAAAAATATAWPPALEAALGFLRLQGGARGGGGSSSGLQRGGRSTL; the protein is encoded by the coding sequence ATGCTGGTGCAGCTCCTGCTGGAGAAGCACAGCAGCGGGGAGCCCGTCCCGCGGGCCGCGCTGCAGAAGACGGTGGGCAGGAAGTACCGCGAGCACTTCCCCGAGATCTTCCGGTGCGCCGCCGAGCGCCTGGAGCTGGTCTTCGGCCTGGAGCTCAGGGAGGTCGACGCCCGCAGCCAGTCGTACGCGCTGGTCAGCAAGCTGGGcctggccgccgccgccaccagcACCCGGGAGCTGCCCAAGACCGGCCTCCTCATGACGCTGCTGGGCGTCATCTTCATGAAGGGCAACCGCGCCGCCGAGGAGGACATCTGGGAGTTCCTGCACATGCTGGGCGTCTACGAGGGCAGGTGGCACCTGATCTTCGGGGAGCCCCGGAAGCTCCTCACCCAAGACCTGGTGCGCCAGGGCTACCTGGAGTACCGCCAGGTGCCGGCCAGCGACCCCCCGCGCCACGAGTTCCTGTGGGGCCCGCGAGCCCGCGCCGAGACCAGCAAGATGCAGGTGCTGCAGGTCCTCGCCAAGATCAACGACACCGTGCCCAGCTGCTTCCCCGAGCTCTACGCCGAGGCTCTGCTAGACCAGGAGGAGCGCGCGGGGCCCAGGGCCTCGGCCAGGGGGGCCTCGGCCATGGGGGCCTCGGCTGCCGCTGCCTCGGCCATGGGGGCCTCGGCCGCCGCGACCACGGCCACGGTCAGGGGGGCCTCGGCTGCCGCTGCCTCGGCCTGGGGGGCCTCGGCCGCCGCGACCACGGCCACGGCCAGGTGGGCCTTGGCCTCGGCCAGGGGGGCCTCGGCCGCCGCGGCCGCGGCCACAGCCACGGCCTGGCCGCCTGCCCTGGAGGCGGCGCTGGGCTTCCTCCGCCTCCAGGGAGGCGctcggggcggcggcggctcctcctCGGGGCTGCAGCGGGGCGGGCGGTCCACCTTGTGA